A window of the Agrococcus jejuensis genome harbors these coding sequences:
- a CDS encoding sulfite exporter TauE/SafE family protein: protein MEWSFVVALVALAIGALAQRTVGMGFGLVVTPTMVLAVGPVEAVLVVNVFGIVACAMIIGRVWRDIDWRGLVWLVLPAIALTIPGILLAQASDADALKVAVGVLALVGVVVSAGFAKTERSLDGPPLRMASGALVGALNSSVGLGAPVIGMFAILSKWDHRVFAATMQPFWILLSLSTVVSRQLVAPGGAPPWEWWMWLVAIAPVLVGVLAGERIAARIDQAMARRAVIVFSLLSGIAVLVTGIVGLAS, encoded by the coding sequence GTGGAGTGGTCGTTCGTCGTCGCGCTCGTCGCCCTCGCGATCGGGGCGCTCGCGCAGCGCACCGTCGGCATGGGCTTCGGCCTCGTCGTCACGCCGACGATGGTGCTCGCGGTCGGCCCCGTCGAGGCCGTGCTCGTCGTCAACGTGTTCGGCATCGTCGCGTGCGCGATGATCATCGGCCGCGTGTGGCGCGACATCGACTGGCGCGGCCTCGTCTGGCTCGTGCTGCCGGCCATCGCGCTCACGATCCCCGGCATCCTGCTGGCGCAGGCGTCGGATGCGGATGCGCTCAAGGTCGCCGTGGGCGTGCTCGCGCTCGTCGGCGTGGTCGTGTCGGCGGGCTTCGCGAAGACCGAGCGGTCGCTCGACGGGCCGCCGCTGCGCATGGCGTCGGGCGCGCTCGTCGGTGCGCTGAACTCGTCGGTCGGCCTCGGCGCGCCCGTCATCGGCATGTTCGCGATCCTGTCGAAGTGGGACCACCGCGTCTTCGCCGCGACGATGCAGCCGTTCTGGATCCTGCTGAGCCTCTCGACCGTCGTCTCGCGGCAGCTCGTCGCACCCGGCGGCGCGCCGCCGTGGGAGTGGTGGATGTGGCTCGTCGCGATCGCTCCCGTGCTCGTGGGCGTGCTCGCGGGCGAGCGCATCGCGGCGCGCATCGACCAGGCGATGGCCCGCCGCGCCGTGATCGTGTTCTCGCTGCTGTCGGGCATCGCGGTGCTCGTGACGGGCATCGTCGGCCTCGCGTCCTGA
- a CDS encoding 4'-phosphopantetheinyl transferase superfamily protein: MTARASLPDDVAVAWLPSSVATVDALLATDADAAGHVCPRCGGSDHGRPWARVAGAPVAASASRAGAHLVVATRPGAAALGVDVEPADALVEAAVVLHPSEADLEPLWAWVAKEAILKHLGTGLRTDPASIRVADFAVHRIPAPAGYVAAVCTGRATS, encoded by the coding sequence GTGACCGCGCGGGCGTCGCTGCCCGACGACGTCGCGGTGGCGTGGCTGCCGTCGTCGGTCGCGACGGTGGATGCGCTGCTCGCCACGGATGCGGATGCCGCGGGCCACGTGTGCCCGCGCTGCGGCGGCTCGGACCACGGGCGGCCGTGGGCGCGCGTCGCGGGCGCGCCGGTGGCGGCGTCGGCGTCGCGCGCCGGGGCGCACCTCGTGGTCGCGACCCGTCCCGGTGCGGCGGCGCTCGGCGTCGACGTCGAGCCTGCGGATGCGCTGGTGGAGGCCGCCGTCGTGCTGCACCCCTCCGAGGCCGACCTCGAGCCGCTGTGGGCGTGGGTCGCGAAGGAGGCGATCCTCAAGCACCTCGGCACCGGCCTGCGCACCGACCCCGCGAGCATCCGCGTCGCCGACTTCGCGGTGCACCGCATCCCGGCCCCCGCAGGCTACGTGGCGGCGGTCTGCACGGGCCGCGCGACGTCCTGA